A genomic stretch from Flavobacterium humidisoli includes:
- the hisG gene encoding ATP phosphoribosyltransferase, producing MSTLKIAIQKSGRLNEDSIQILKDCGISINNGIDQLKAEASNFPLEVLYLRNSDIPQYLIDGVVDLAIVGDNLLVEKGKGIEVVQKLGFSKCKVSVAVPKVLEYNSIQDLAGLRIATSYPNTVNEYFNKFGLTVDIHQISGSVEIAPNIGLADAIVDIVSSGSTLFKNNLKEVEVILKSEAVLAVSPKVSPEIQKHIDTLKFRIQAVLRARNSKYILMNVPNDKIEAVGKILPVLRSLTVLPLAQEGWSSVHSVIDKDTFWDVIDQLKEVGAEGILVCPIEKMVL from the coding sequence ATGAGTACTTTAAAAATTGCAATTCAAAAATCTGGTCGTTTAAACGAAGACAGCATCCAAATTCTAAAAGACTGCGGTATTTCAATCAACAACGGAATCGATCAGTTAAAAGCTGAAGCTTCAAATTTTCCTCTTGAAGTTTTGTATCTTAGAAATTCAGATATCCCTCAATATTTAATAGACGGAGTAGTAGATTTAGCCATTGTTGGTGATAATCTTTTGGTAGAAAAAGGAAAAGGAATCGAAGTGGTACAGAAATTAGGATTTTCAAAGTGTAAAGTTTCTGTAGCTGTTCCTAAAGTTCTAGAATATAACTCAATACAAGATTTAGCGGGATTGCGTATTGCAACTTCTTATCCCAATACAGTTAACGAATATTTTAATAAATTTGGTTTAACTGTCGATATTCATCAAATTTCTGGTTCTGTAGAAATCGCACCAAACATTGGTCTTGCCGATGCAATTGTAGATATTGTTTCAAGCGGAAGCACTTTATTCAAAAACAACCTTAAGGAAGTTGAAGTGATTCTAAAAAGCGAGGCCGTTTTAGCTGTTTCGCCAAAAGTTTCTCCAGAAATTCAAAAGCACATTGATACTTTAAAATTTAGAATTCAGGCGGTATTAAGAGCTAGAAATTCAAAATATATTCTAATGAACGTTCCAAACGATAAAATCGAAGCAGTTGGAAAAATCCTTCCAGTTTTGAGAAGTTTAACGGTTCTTCCTTTAGCTCAAGAAGGTTGGAGCAGCGTTCACTCCGTAATTGACAAAGATACTTTCTGGGATGTAATTGACCAGTTGAAAGAAGTAGGAGCAGAAGGGATTCTAGTTTGCCCAATTGAGAAAATGGTTCTGTAG
- the hisD gene encoding histidinol dehydrogenase — translation MNKIDNPKPEIWSEILKRPTKTVDDIEITVKEIFKEVQRKGDEAVAKYTSIFDGISQDNYEVSEEEIKEAISLIPSELKEAIELAKENIYKFHNAQKTERVEVETIEGVNCWQEKRPIQKIGLYIPGGTAPLFSTVLMLAVPAEIAGCKEIVLCSPPDKKGKINPAILYAANLCGVTKILKVGGIQAIAGMTFGTQSIPKVYKIFGPGNQFVTVAKQLATQFGVAIDMPAGPSELLIVADDTAVPAFVASDLLSQAEHGTDSQVILVSTSKKLIEEVEKEVQSQLEVLPRKAIAEKAIENSKLIYVENDQIALDLINEYGPEHFIICSEYDDFYCNGIVNAGSVFIGNYTPESAGDYASGTNHTLPTNGYAKNYSGVNLDSFMKSMTFQKITKEGILNIGSAIETMAEAEGLQAHKNAVTLRLKSLE, via the coding sequence ATGAATAAAATAGATAATCCAAAACCAGAAATATGGTCTGAAATATTAAAAAGGCCAACTAAAACTGTTGATGATATTGAGATTACAGTAAAAGAAATCTTCAAAGAAGTGCAAAGAAAAGGAGATGAAGCTGTAGCAAAATACACTTCGATTTTTGATGGAATTTCACAAGACAATTATGAAGTTTCAGAAGAAGAGATAAAAGAAGCGATTAGTTTGATTCCGAGTGAATTAAAAGAAGCTATTGAATTAGCAAAAGAAAATATTTATAAATTCCACAACGCTCAGAAAACAGAAAGAGTCGAAGTTGAAACAATTGAAGGAGTAAATTGTTGGCAAGAGAAAAGACCGATTCAAAAAATTGGTTTGTATATTCCTGGCGGAACTGCGCCTTTGTTTTCTACTGTTTTAATGTTGGCGGTTCCGGCTGAAATTGCTGGTTGCAAAGAAATTGTATTGTGTTCTCCACCAGATAAAAAAGGAAAAATTAATCCAGCTATTTTATATGCTGCTAATTTATGCGGAGTAACGAAAATTCTAAAAGTTGGAGGAATTCAGGCTATTGCGGGAATGACTTTTGGAACCCAGTCGATCCCTAAAGTATACAAGATTTTTGGCCCAGGAAATCAGTTTGTAACAGTAGCAAAACAACTGGCAACTCAGTTTGGTGTTGCAATTGACATGCCAGCAGGGCCATCAGAGTTGTTAATTGTGGCTGATGATACAGCGGTTCCGGCATTTGTGGCTTCAGATTTATTATCTCAAGCAGAACACGGTACAGATAGCCAAGTGATTTTAGTTTCGACTTCAAAAAAACTAATTGAAGAAGTAGAGAAAGAAGTACAATCTCAGTTAGAAGTGCTTCCAAGAAAAGCGATTGCAGAAAAAGCGATTGAAAATTCGAAATTGATTTATGTGGAAAACGATCAAATCGCTTTAGATTTAATCAATGAATATGGGCCAGAACACTTTATAATCTGTTCAGAATATGATGATTTCTATTGTAATGGAATCGTAAATGCGGGTTCTGTTTTTATTGGAAATTATACGCCTGAAAGTGCCGGAGATTACGCCTCAGGAACCAATCATACTTTACCAACAAATGGTTATGCGAAGAATTACAGCGGTGTAAACCTGGATAGTTTTATGAAATCGATGACTTTTCAGAAAATTACTAAAGAAGGAATTCTGAATATAGGAAGCGCTATCGAAACTATGGCTGAAGCTGAGGGATTACAAGCGCATAAGAATGCTGTAACATTAAGATTGAAGAGTTTAGAATAA
- the hisC gene encoding histidinol-phosphate transaminase, whose translation MKFDINTITRENVKSLKPYSSARDEFEDFDTAEMIFLDANENPFQNGVNRYPDPQQNSVKAILAKNNLVKQSQILLGNGSDEVLDLLFRAFCEPSKDNIISLPPTYGMYGVLANINAVENREVLLSTDFQPQVEKILEAVDENTKIIFLCSPNNPTGNSFSDESVVKLLQNFNGLVVIDEAYIDFSEKESWLTEIDEYPNLVITQTLSKAYGLAGIRLGICYASEAVISVLNKIKPPYNVNELTQQRAKERLKDSEKIKQEIASIIEQREELLKVLLEVGFVEKVYPTEANFILAKVDDANKRYNQLIEKGIVIRNRTTQPLCENCLRFTIGTKEENAVVIRELKLLK comes from the coding sequence ATGAAATTCGATATAAATACAATAACACGTGAAAACGTAAAATCATTAAAACCATATTCTTCGGCTAGAGACGAGTTTGAAGATTTTGATACAGCCGAAATGATTTTTCTGGATGCCAATGAAAATCCGTTTCAAAATGGAGTAAATCGTTATCCAGATCCTCAACAGAACTCGGTTAAAGCTATTTTGGCTAAGAATAATTTAGTAAAGCAAAGTCAGATTTTATTAGGGAATGGAAGTGATGAAGTTTTGGACTTGCTTTTTAGAGCTTTCTGTGAACCCAGTAAAGATAATATCATTTCGCTTCCTCCAACATACGGAATGTATGGCGTTTTAGCGAATATTAATGCTGTTGAAAATAGAGAAGTTCTGCTATCGACAGATTTTCAGCCTCAAGTTGAAAAGATCTTAGAAGCTGTTGATGAGAACACAAAAATCATCTTTTTATGTTCGCCAAATAATCCAACCGGAAATTCTTTTTCAGATGAAAGTGTGGTCAAACTGCTTCAAAATTTTAATGGTTTAGTGGTAATTGATGAAGCATATATTGACTTCTCAGAAAAAGAAAGCTGGTTGACCGAAATTGACGAATATCCAAATTTAGTGATTACACAAACACTTTCAAAAGCGTATGGTTTGGCTGGAATTCGTTTAGGGATCTGTTATGCTTCTGAAGCTGTAATTTCGGTTTTAAATAAAATAAAACCGCCTTATAACGTTAATGAATTAACACAGCAAAGAGCTAAAGAACGTTTAAAAGATTCTGAAAAGATAAAACAAGAAATAGCTTCAATTATTGAACAAAGAGAAGAGTTGCTTAAAGTTTTACTTGAAGTAGGTTTTGTAGAAAAAGTATACCCAACTGAAGCTAATTTTATTCTGGCAAAAGTAGATGATGCTAACAAAAGATACAATCAATTAATTGAAAAGGGAATCGTTATCAGAAACCGAACCACACAGCCTTTATGCGAAAATTGTCTTCGTTTTACAATTGGGACAAAAGAGGAAAATGCTGTTGTAATTAGAGAATTGAAGTTGTTGAAATAG
- the hisB gene encoding bifunctional histidinol-phosphatase/imidazoleglycerol-phosphate dehydratase HisB: MKKVLFIDRDGTIVLEPENYQLDSLEKLEFYPKAFQYLAKIANELDYELAMVTNQDGLGTDSFPEDTFWPTQNFILKAFENEGVVFDEIFVDRTFPEENAPTRKPRTGMLTKYLNNPEYDLENSFVLGDRLTDVELAKNLGAKAIFMNDTDGIGSNEISSKREELNETIVLQTMDWKKIYEFLKLEARSASITRKTNETDIYIKLNLDGTGKSKIDTGIAFFDHMLDQISRHGQMDLEILVKGDLEVDEHHTIEDTAIALGEVFAKALGNKLGIERYGFCLPMDDCLAQAAIDFGGRNWLIWETEFKREMVGKMPTEMFYHFFKSFTDGAKANLNIKAEGINEHHKIEAIFKAFAKAIKVAVKRDTEKMILPSTKGML; this comes from the coding sequence ATGAAAAAAGTACTTTTTATCGATCGTGACGGAACGATTGTTTTAGAACCTGAAAATTATCAATTAGATAGCTTAGAGAAATTGGAATTTTATCCAAAAGCTTTTCAATATTTGGCTAAAATTGCTAATGAATTAGATTATGAACTGGCTATGGTAACCAATCAGGACGGATTAGGAACGGATAGTTTTCCGGAAGATACCTTTTGGCCAACGCAAAATTTCATTTTAAAAGCTTTTGAAAACGAAGGGGTTGTTTTTGACGAAATCTTTGTAGACAGAACTTTTCCAGAAGAGAACGCACCAACACGCAAACCCAGAACGGGAATGTTGACTAAATATTTGAACAATCCAGAATATGATTTGGAGAATTCTTTTGTTTTAGGAGATCGTTTAACAGATGTGGAATTGGCTAAAAACCTTGGTGCCAAAGCTATTTTTATGAATGATACAGATGGGATTGGCAGTAATGAAATTTCATCAAAACGTGAAGAATTGAACGAAACGATTGTTTTGCAAACTATGGATTGGAAGAAAATCTATGAGTTTTTAAAATTAGAAGCACGTTCGGCTTCAATTACTCGTAAAACAAACGAAACGGATATTTATATCAAATTAAATCTTGACGGAACAGGAAAAAGCAAAATTGATACTGGAATTGCCTTTTTCGATCACATGTTGGATCAAATCTCACGTCACGGCCAAATGGACTTAGAAATCCTTGTGAAAGGTGATTTAGAGGTTGATGAGCATCATACAATCGAAGATACTGCAATCGCTTTAGGTGAAGTTTTCGCGAAAGCGCTAGGAAACAAATTAGGAATTGAGCGCTACGGATTTTGTCTTCCAATGGATGATTGTCTAGCTCAGGCAGCAATTGATTTCGGCGGTAGAAACTGGCTGATTTGGGAAACCGAATTTAAACGTGAAATGGTTGGTAAAATGCCAACAGAAATGTTCTATCATTTCTTCAAATCGTTTACAGACGGCGCAAAAGCCAACTTAAATATCAAAGCAGAAGGAATCAACGAACATCATAAAATCGAAGCAATTTTTAAAGCATTCGCGAAAGCGATAAAAGTTGCCGTAAAAAGAGATACCGAGAAAATGATTTTGCCTTCGACGAAAGGAATGCTTTAA
- the hisH gene encoding imidazole glycerol phosphate synthase subunit HisH — MKIVIINYGAGNIQSIMFAIERLGFKAVLSNNPDEIKSADKVIFPGVGEASSAMEKLRESGLDSLIPELKQPVLGICLGMQLMCNKTEEGDTEGLGIFDVDVVKFSNNVKVPQMGWNQIYDLKTDLFSGISENEFMYLVHSFYAPNCPESIATTNYDVEYASALQKDNFYGTQFHPEKSGDVGEKILGNFLKLKSKD; from the coding sequence ATGAAAATAGTAATTATAAATTACGGAGCAGGAAATATTCAGAGCATTATGTTTGCTATTGAAAGATTGGGATTTAAGGCCGTTTTGAGCAATAATCCTGATGAAATTAAATCGGCTGATAAAGTGATTTTTCCTGGCGTAGGCGAAGCAAGTTCGGCTATGGAAAAACTTCGAGAAAGTGGTTTGGACAGCTTAATTCCAGAATTAAAACAACCTGTTTTGGGGATTTGTCTCGGAATGCAGTTAATGTGCAATAAAACTGAAGAAGGAGACACCGAAGGTTTAGGAATTTTTGACGTTGATGTTGTGAAATTTTCAAACAACGTAAAAGTGCCTCAAATGGGATGGAATCAGATTTATGATTTAAAAACCGATTTGTTCAGCGGAATTTCTGAAAATGAGTTCATGTATTTAGTTCATAGTTTTTATGCGCCAAATTGTCCAGAATCTATTGCTACAACAAATTATGACGTTGAATATGCATCGGCTTTGCAAAAAGATAATTTTTACGGAACCCAATTCCACCCAGAAAAAAGCGGCGACGTGGGAGAGAAGATTCTTGGAAACTTTTTGAAACTAAAATCCAAAGATTAA
- the hisA gene encoding 1-(5-phosphoribosyl)-5-[(5-phosphoribosylamino)methylideneamino]imidazole-4-carboxamide isomerase produces MRIIPAIDIIEGKCVRLSKGDYDTKIIYNENPLEVAKSFEAHGIEYLHLVDLDGAKSSKIVNYKILEQIATQTSLKIDFGGGLKSDDDLRIAFESGANQITGGSIAVKNREIFEKWISEYGSEKIILGADAKDEKIAVSGWLEESNEDLVPFIQDYQSKGIEYVICTDIAKDGMLQGPSFDLYSKILEEAKGIKLIASGGISTFDELPKLAELGCEGTIIGKAIYEGRITLKELENYILNK; encoded by the coding sequence ATGAGAATAATACCAGCCATAGATATCATTGAAGGAAAATGTGTTCGTTTGTCCAAAGGTGATTATGATACCAAGATAATTTACAACGAGAACCCGCTTGAAGTGGCGAAATCATTTGAAGCGCACGGAATTGAATATCTGCATTTAGTAGATCTTGACGGTGCAAAATCGAGCAAAATTGTTAATTACAAGATATTAGAACAAATTGCAACGCAAACGAGCTTAAAAATTGATTTTGGAGGCGGATTAAAATCGGATGACGATTTGAGAATTGCATTTGAAAGCGGTGCAAATCAGATTACAGGCGGAAGTATAGCCGTAAAAAACAGAGAAATCTTCGAAAAATGGATTTCAGAATACGGATCAGAAAAAATTATTTTAGGTGCTGATGCTAAAGATGAAAAAATCGCGGTTTCTGGTTGGTTAGAAGAATCAAATGAAGATTTAGTGCCTTTTATTCAGGATTATCAGTCAAAAGGAATTGAGTATGTTATCTGTACCGATATTGCAAAAGACGGAATGCTTCAAGGTCCAAGTTTTGATTTGTACAGCAAAATTTTAGAAGAAGCAAAAGGAATAAAATTAATTGCTTCTGGCGGAATTTCAACCTTCGACGAATTGCCAAAATTAGCGGAATTAGGCTGTGAAGGAACAATCATAGGAAAAGCGATTTACGAAGGAAGAATCACATTGAAGGAACTTGAAAATTATATTTTAAATAAATAG
- the hisF gene encoding imidazole glycerol phosphate synthase subunit HisF: protein MLAKRIIPCLDIKNGRTVKGVNFVDLRDAGDPVELAEIYSREGADELVFLDISATEERRKTLVNMVRSVAEKINIPFTVGGGISSVEDVDILLNNGADKVSINSSAVKNPQLINDLAQKFGSQCVVVAIDAKQIDGQWIVHLVGGKVPTELNLFDWAVEVAERGAGEILFTSMDNDGTKNGFANEALAKLSELVNIPIIASGGAGNIKHFVDSFQVGKADAALAASVFHFKEIEIKALKQELRNNGIEIRL from the coding sequence ATGTTAGCAAAAAGAATAATACCTTGCTTAGATATAAAAAACGGAAGAACCGTAAAAGGCGTCAATTTCGTTGATTTGCGCGATGCTGGAGATCCTGTGGAATTAGCTGAAATTTATTCGAGAGAAGGAGCAGATGAATTGGTTTTCTTGGATATTTCGGCAACAGAAGAAAGACGCAAAACACTGGTAAATATGGTGCGAAGCGTAGCAGAGAAAATCAATATTCCGTTTACAGTTGGCGGCGGAATTTCGTCTGTTGAAGATGTTGATATTTTGCTCAATAATGGTGCAGATAAAGTCTCTATCAATTCATCTGCAGTAAAAAATCCGCAATTGATAAATGATTTGGCGCAGAAATTTGGAAGTCAGTGTGTTGTAGTCGCAATAGATGCCAAACAAATTGACGGACAGTGGATTGTACATTTAGTTGGCGGAAAAGTACCGACAGAATTGAATTTATTCGATTGGGCTGTTGAAGTTGCAGAACGTGGTGCAGGAGAAATTTTATTTACTTCAATGGATAATGACGGAACTAAAAATGGGTTTGCAAATGAGGCTTTGGCGAAACTTTCCGAATTAGTTAATATTCCGATCATTGCTTCTGGAGGAGCAGGAAATATAAAGCATTTTGTTGATTCTTTTCAAGTAGGAAAAGCAGATGCGGCTTTGGCAGCAAGTGTTTTTCACTTTAAAGAAATCGAAATTAAAGCTTTGAAACAAGAATTAAGAAATAATGGCATTGAAATAAGGCTTTAA
- the hisIE gene encoding bifunctional phosphoribosyl-AMP cyclohydrolase/phosphoribosyl-ATP diphosphatase HisIE → MEIDIKSAHGLIPAIIQDSETKNVLMLGYMNEESLQKTIETQKVTFFSRSKQRLWTKGEESGNFLNLVSIKNDCDGDTLLIQAKPVGPTCHTGADTCWQEPNDANYGFISQLENTIKTRRENADSEKSYIASLFEKGINKIAQKVGEEAVEVVIEAKDDNDDLFLSESADLLFHYLILLQAKGYQLNDVVEVLKGRQK, encoded by the coding sequence ATGGAAATCGATATCAAAAGCGCACACGGATTAATTCCGGCGATCATTCAGGATTCAGAAACAAAAAATGTTTTGATGCTGGGTTATATGAACGAAGAATCGCTTCAAAAAACAATAGAAACTCAAAAAGTAACTTTTTTCAGCCGTTCAAAACAAAGACTTTGGACAAAAGGCGAGGAGAGTGGTAACTTTTTGAACTTGGTAAGTATTAAAAATGACTGTGATGGCGATACGCTTTTAATTCAGGCAAAACCTGTAGGACCAACTTGTCATACAGGAGCAGATACTTGTTGGCAAGAACCAAATGACGCGAATTACGGTTTTATTTCTCAATTAGAAAACACAATCAAAACCAGAAGAGAAAATGCAGATTCTGAGAAAAGTTATATAGCTTCTCTATTTGAAAAAGGAATCAATAAAATTGCTCAAAAAGTAGGCGAAGAAGCTGTAGAAGTGGTTATTGAAGCAAAAGATGACAACGATGATTTGTTCCTTAGCGAAAGCGCCGATTTATTGTTTCATTATTTGATTCTCCTTCAAGCAAAAGGATATCAATTGAATGATGTTGTAGAAGTTTTAAAAGGACGCCAGAAATAG
- a CDS encoding carbohydrate-binding family 9-like protein — protein MKFHLYAAFFCLIWTNSTDAQTFPIYKTNEKISIDGDLSEWKTPFLGPFVIHNSGDKASQNTFVSLSWNDENLYIAYKCNDSQIIGSLQKKDSQIFNTDDLVEIFLDPDGDSQNYIEIGVNAFSTNYDLLLKCISEECGGWNTAMDFDIKGLETVSKINKDGYTVEIKVPFSSLKKIKNGSFSKPKVGTKWNGNAFRIDYGNTTEYLALQPYKSLKFGFHQPQEFAVFEFVR, from the coding sequence ATGAAATTTCACCTATACGCCGCCTTTTTTTGCCTTATTTGGACAAATTCAACTGATGCGCAAACCTTTCCAATTTATAAAACAAATGAAAAAATCAGTATTGACGGCGATTTATCAGAATGGAAAACACCTTTTCTCGGTCCGTTTGTAATTCATAATTCCGGAGACAAAGCTTCTCAAAATACTTTTGTTTCACTTTCGTGGAATGATGAAAACTTATACATCGCTTATAAATGCAATGATTCTCAAATTATCGGTTCTTTACAAAAGAAAGATTCGCAGATATTTAATACTGACGATTTGGTCGAAATCTTTCTTGATCCCGATGGAGACAGTCAAAACTATATTGAAATTGGTGTAAATGCATTTTCTACAAACTACGATTTACTTTTAAAATGCATCTCAGAAGAATGTGGCGGATGGAATACAGCAATGGATTTTGATATTAAAGGCTTAGAAACTGTCAGTAAAATCAATAAAGACGGATACACTGTAGAAATAAAAGTTCCTTTTTCCAGTCTTAAAAAAATTAAAAATGGCAGTTTTTCAAAACCTAAAGTCGGAACTAAATGGAATGGAAATGCTTTTAGAATTGATTATGGTAACACAACCGAATATCTTGCTTTACAGCCTTATAAGAGTTTGAAATTTGGTTTTCATCAGCCTCAGGAATTTGCAGTTTTTGAATTTGTGAGGTAA
- a CDS encoding M1 family metallopeptidase — translation MKNYFGSILTAFLIGFTANAQGLLNKSETVFTHQDTLRGSITKERVWWDLKYYHLDVKVKPSEKFISGSNTVRYTVLTENNRMQIDLQEPMNITKVTQNGKDLKFERNGNAFFITLIEKQKVGAVKEIVVFFEGKPKEAVRAPWDGGFSWKKDKNGKDFIATSCQGLGASVWWPCKDHMYDEVENMLISVNVPGDLTEVSNGRLQSVKKEKDGTKTFNWYVANPINNYGVNINIGDYVNFSEVFKGEKGNLDCNYYVLRDNLALAKEQFKDAPKMLKAFESWFGPYPFYEDSYKLVEVPYLGMEHQSSVTYGNQYKNGYLGRDLSGTGWGLKFDFIIIHESGHEWYANNITYKDIADMWVHESFTNYSESLFVEYYYGKEAGAEYVIGCRKNIQNDIPIIGHYDVNNEGSGDMYPKGASMLHMIRQVINDDAKWKSILRGMNKTFYHQTVTGKQIQDYINEQSGINFNRVFAQYLTTTQIPVFEYMFKNGTFGYHWTNCVSKFDMPVRVKLNGVETWLKPTTEWQSVKTTNEDRKLEVDKDFYVTTSNIVE, via the coding sequence ATGAAAAATTACTTTGGAAGCATTTTAACTGCTTTTCTAATTGGTTTTACTGCCAATGCTCAGGGACTTTTGAATAAGTCGGAAACCGTTTTTACACATCAGGATACTTTACGCGGAAGCATCACAAAAGAGAGAGTCTGGTGGGATTTAAAATATTATCACCTTGATGTAAAGGTTAAGCCTTCAGAAAAATTTATTTCAGGTTCAAATACTGTTCGTTATACTGTTTTAACAGAGAACAATCGTATGCAGATTGATTTGCAGGAACCAATGAATATTACGAAAGTGACTCAGAATGGTAAAGATTTAAAATTTGAAAGAAATGGAAATGCTTTCTTTATTACTTTAATAGAAAAACAAAAAGTTGGTGCAGTAAAAGAAATCGTAGTTTTCTTTGAAGGAAAACCAAAAGAAGCTGTTAGAGCTCCTTGGGATGGCGGTTTCTCTTGGAAAAAAGATAAAAACGGAAAAGATTTTATTGCTACGTCTTGTCAAGGTTTAGGCGCGAGCGTTTGGTGGCCATGTAAAGATCATATGTATGATGAAGTGGAGAATATGCTAATCAGCGTAAATGTTCCAGGAGATTTAACAGAGGTTTCTAACGGAAGATTACAAAGCGTTAAAAAAGAAAAAGATGGAACCAAAACCTTCAATTGGTATGTTGCAAATCCTATTAATAATTACGGCGTAAACATTAATATTGGTGATTACGTTAATTTTTCAGAAGTTTTTAAAGGCGAAAAAGGAAATTTAGACTGTAATTATTATGTTTTAAGAGACAATCTAGCTTTAGCAAAAGAGCAGTTTAAAGATGCTCCAAAAATGCTGAAAGCTTTTGAAAGCTGGTTTGGTCCTTATCCATTCTACGAAGACAGCTATAAATTGGTTGAAGTTCCGTATTTAGGAATGGAGCACCAAAGTTCTGTAACTTACGGAAATCAATATAAAAATGGTTATTTAGGACGTGATTTGAGTGGAACTGGCTGGGGATTAAAATTTGATTTTATCATCATTCACGAATCGGGACACGAATGGTATGCCAACAATATTACTTATAAAGATATTGCTGATATGTGGGTTCATGAAAGTTTTACAAACTATTCGGAAAGTTTATTTGTTGAATATTATTACGGAAAAGAGGCTGGAGCTGAATATGTAATTGGATGTAGAAAAAATATTCAAAATGATATTCCAATTATCGGGCATTATGATGTGAATAATGAAGGTTCTGGTGATATGTATCCAAAAGGAGCTTCAATGCTGCACATGATTCGTCAGGTAATCAATGATGATGCAAAATGGAAATCGATTTTGAGAGGTATGAATAAGACTTTCTATCACCAAACGGTTACTGGAAAACAGATTCAGGATTATATTAATGAGCAATCTGGAATTAACTTCAACAGAGTTTTTGCGCAATATTTAACTACAACTCAGATTCCAGTATTTGAATATATGTTTAAAAACGGAACTTTTGGCTACCACTGGACAAACTGTGTTTCTAAATTTGATATGCCAGTAAGAGTAAAATTAAATGGTGTTGAAACTTGGCTAAAACCAACAACAGAATGGCAATCAGTTAAAACAACAAACGAAGATAGGAAACTAGAAGTAGATAAAGATTTCTATGTAACGACTTCTAATATTGTAGAATAA